One window from the genome of Nicotiana sylvestris chromosome 9, ASM39365v2, whole genome shotgun sequence encodes:
- the LOC138878440 gene encoding uncharacterized protein, whose amino-acid sequence MVDGGSSVDVCSLSTLQGMKINTDRIRPSNVHIRAFDSSARDTIGEINLTMTIGPVDFENVFQVVDMDTFYNFLLGRPWIHMARAVPSTLHQMVKFEHNRQEIIVHGEDESSIYKDPLIPCIEAKEGCESIVYQAFKVVSVDHVEEENPILHPRLSTTSIMVAAVIMRQGYEPGKGLGESLQGISELISLFGNRGTFGLGFRPTQADKNKAKHHKKHGWVFFVNAGFNNMTCMRNSRPDLKKLSNIEIMHQEVEYDEDEVVEEIKRELEQFENKPKPNLNETEPINIGSLEEIREMKISIHTEQKTRDALIQLLFEYRYVFAWSYDDMPVQQKQRKFETYVSDKIKEEIMKQLNANVIRAVRYTTWVANVVPVPKKDGKTRVCVDYRDLNKASPKDNFPLPNIHILVDNCAKHAIQSFVDCYAGYHQILMDEDDAEKIAFTTPWEIEVYVDDVIIKSKTQADHVCDLKRFFERLQRYDLKLNPAKCAFVVPYGKLLGFIVSRRGIELDPSKIKSIRDFPPPKNKKEVMSLLGRIKDYLSKPPVLVLLEPGRPLFLYLSVMDNSFGCVLEQHDATCKKEHAIYYLSKKFTNYEVKMDPLKYIFQKTIPTGRLAKWQILLTEFDIVYVTRTAMKAQALADHLAENPVDDEYRPLSTYFPDEEVNSIEEVVLDDHPVWKMYFDGVVNIKGVGIGEILISPIGHHYLATARLRFFCTNNMVEYEACIMGLKMAIDLDVHELLVMGDFDLIIRQAQG is encoded by the exons ATGGTCGATGGAGGCTCGAGTGTAGATGTATGctctctctctactttgcaaGGCATGAAGATCAACACAGACAGAATCCGACCCAGCAATGTTCACATCCGGGCTTTTGACAGTTCAGCGAGAGATACCATTGGGGAGATCAACCTCACTATGACGATTGGGCCGGTTGACTTTGAAAATGTCTTCCAAGTAGTGGACATGGACACTTTTTATAACTTtcttcttggaaggccatggatccataTGGCTCGAGCTGTACCATCCacattgcatcagatggtcaagttcgaacaCAATAGGCAAGAGATTATTGTTCACGGAGAAGACGAGTCATCCATTTATAAAGACCCGTTAATCCCGTGCATTGAGGCCAAGGAAGGGTGTGAGTCCATTGTCTATCAAGCTTTCAAAGTGGTTTCTGTGGACCATGTTGAGGAAGAAAATCCCATTCTACATCCTCGTCTTTCCACCACATCTATAATGGTGGCTGCGGTTATAATGAGACAAGGTTATGAGCCAGGGAAAGGCTTGGGGGAATCATTGCAAGGAATTTCAGAGCTTATTTCTCTGTTCGGTAACCGGGGTACTTTTGGTTTAGGCTTCAGGCCAACACAAGCAGATAAAAACAAAGCCAAGCACCACAAAAAGCATGGATGGGTCTT TTTTGTTAATGCCggctttaataacatgacatgcatgaggaattcaCGCCCAGATCTTAAAAAGCTGTCTAATATCGAAATAATGCATCAAGaggtggaatatgatgaagatgaggttgttgaggaaataaaaagagagttggaacaatttgaaaacaagcctaagcCCAACCTCAATGAAACTGAGCCAATTAATATCGGAAGTCTTGAAGAAATTAGAGAAatgaagataagcattcacaccgAACAGAAAACCAGAGATGCCTTgattcaacttttatttgaatacagatatgtgtttgcttggtcttacgatgatatgccgg tccaacaaaagcaacgaaaatttgaaacatatgtgagtgacaaaatcaaagaggaaataaTGAAGCAACTGAACGCCAATGTGATCAGAGCTGTCCGATACACCACCTGGGTGGcgaatgttgtgcctgtgccgaagaaggatggaaagaccagagtctgtgttgactacagggacctgaacaaagcaagtccaaaggataattttcctttgCCAAATATCCATATTCTTGTAGATAATTGCGCAAAGCATGCGATACAATCAttcgtggattgctatgctgggtaccaccaaattctaatggatgaagatgaTGCAGAAAAAATCGCTTTTACCACTCCATGGG agattgaagtatatgtcgatgatgtcatcataaaatcaaagacacaggCTGATCACGTGTGCGATTTGAAAAGGTTCTTCGAACGGCTTCAAAGGTATGACCTTAAGCTTAATccagccaagtgtgcatttgtgGTTCCATATGGGAAACTCCTCGGTTTTATAGTCAGCCGAAGaggcattgaactggatccatctaagataaaatccattCGAGATTttccacctccgaagaacaaaaAGGAAGTCATGAGTTTActcgggag GATCAAAGATTATCTATCAAAACCCCCTGTACTGGTCCTACTTGAACCTGGTAggcctttgtttttatatttaTCAGTGATGGATAATTCCTTTGGATGTGTTCTGGAGCAACATGATGCAACATGCAAAAAGGAACACGCaatctactatttgagcaagaagttcaccaattatgaggttaa aatggatcctttgaagtacatcttccaaaagACAATTCCCACTGGCAGgctcgcaaaatggcaaatcctgcttacagagttcgacatcgtctatgtcactcgtaccgcgatgaaagcacaggctttggcagatcatttggcagagaatccagttgatgatGAGTACAGGCCACTTAGCACATACTTCCCAGACGAAGAGGTTAACTCAATAGAGGAAGTAGTTTTAGACGATCACCCTGtatggaaaatgtattttgatgggGTTGTCAACATCAAAGGAGTTGGGATTGGGGAAATCCTCATCTCACCTATTGGACATCATTACCTTGCAACAGCCCGACTTCGGTTCTTCTGTACCAATAATATGGTAGAATACGAAGCTTGTATCATGGGTTTGAAAATGGCCATCGATCTGGATGTGCATGAACTATTGGTTATGGGAGATTTTgacttgattatccggcaagcccaaggttaa